Proteins from one Muntiacus reevesi chromosome X, mMunRee1.1, whole genome shotgun sequence genomic window:
- the LDOC1 gene encoding protein LDOC1 — MVDELVLLLHALLMRHRALSIENSQLMEQLRLLVCERATLLRQVRPPSCPVPFPETFDGESSRLPEFIVQTASYMLVNENRFCNDAMKVAFLISLLTGEAEEWVVPYIEMDSPILGDYRAFLEEMKQCFGWDDDEDDEDEDEEDDY; from the coding sequence ATGGTGGACGAGCTGGTCCTGCTGCTGCACGCGCTCCTGATGCGGCACCGCGCCCTTAGCATCGAGAACAGCCAGCTCATGGAACAGCTTCGGCTGCTGGTGTGCGAGAGGGCCACCCTGCTGCGCCAGGTACGTCCGCCGAGCTGCCCTGTGCCCTTCCCCGAAACGTTTGACGGCGAGAGCTCCCGGCTCCCCGAGTTTATCGTGCAGACGGCGTCTTACATGCTCGTCAACGAGAACCGATTCTGCAACGACGCCATGAAGGTGGCATTCCTGATCAGCCTGCTCACCGGGGAAGCCGAGGAGTGGGTGGTGCCCTACATTGAGATGGATAGCCCCATCCTGGGCGACTACCGGGCCTTCCTCGAGGAGATGAAACAGTGTTTTGGCTGGGATGACGACGAAGACGACGAAGACGAAGATGAGGAAGATGATTACTAG